Below is a genomic region from Hyalangium minutum.
CTTGCTGTAGTGGGCGTTCCAGCTCACCAGAACGCACTCGTTGAGACCATCGACCAGCAGTCCATCGAAGTCCAATGCCAGGACTTTCTTGGGGCGCATGTGGGGCCTTCCCTTTCAAGCTCACGCAGCAATGGTGGACGAGGACGGATTCCGGGCCGCGTTGGCCTCGACCGCCGCGAACACAGCCCTCATGAACTTGCCCACGTACCCGTAGTAGGAGCAGGTGATGATGTTGCCGTCGACAATGACTTCCGCGTCGACCACATCGGCGCCGCTGTTGATCATGTCATCGACGATGCCAACGTACGAGCACACCTTCCGGCCCTTGAGCACCTTCGCGGAGATCATGATCCACGGGCCGTGACACAGCCCCGCGACGATCTTCCCCGCCTCATCCATCGCCTTGACGAAGGCCAGCACCGTCTTGTCCTGGCGGACCCGCTCCGGGGCTTCATGGCCGCCAGTGAGGATGACCACGTCGTAGCGATCTACGGACAGGGCCGAGAACGGCATGTTGGGCTTGGCCGTCTTGTCCATGGGCAGCGGGACGTTGTACTTGCCAATGACAGGCTTGCCCTCCTTGGTGGCGATGTCGACGTTGTAGCCCTCCTCCTTCAGGCGGTAGTAGGTGTAGACGACGTCGTGATCCTGGAAGCCGGGGCCGGTGATGATGACAGCGTTGAACATGGTGGTGCTCCTGTTTGATGGTGGGTTGAGGTGGTGACTGCGGCACGTGTCAGATGCGGGTGATCGCCAGATAGCGCTCGATGGACTCGAGTTGAGAGAACCGGGCCTCACTGCTCTTGAAGATGGCAACCCTCTGCCCGAGGGCCCCAGCAGCCGACAGTGACACCGCGAAGTCGGGAAGCCGCCGGCTGTGCTTGATCCGAAGGCCGGTCAGGACATCGAACCGGAACAAGCCTTGGAGATCCTGCTCGCGGATCTTGGAGTAAGGCTGGGTGGGGTCCTCGAGCAAAGGGGCAATGTCCTGGGCGCTATTTCTGGACTCATACTGCTGGCCTTGCCGCCCATAGCGGTCTTGCTTGCGGATCAGGTCGAACTTGTTTCTCGGTGTTTCCACTTCGACCAAATGGGCTTCCCAGGGCCCCACGTTGTCGGTGGAGTGGAACACGCCCTTGGGGATGCGTGCGTATTGGCCCGTCTCGACGCGGATGGAGTGGCTCAGGAAGTTGATCTGCAGGCTCCCGCCCAAGCACATCAGCACGGTCTCCTTGCGGGGATGACAATGCATGGACGTGGATTGACGAGGAGCCAGCATCAGCTTCCACACATCGATCAACATGTCGGCATAAACTCTGTGTTCATACCCCCATGGCTTCTCGATGAGGGCGTCGAGATAGGCGTCCTTGGTGAAATCCTCGAAGCGGATGAGCTGTCCGCCCGCGAGCTCCTCGGAGAATGCAAAGACATCCTCCGCTGACACCTCGGACACATCAAAAGCAGTTCGCGTCCCCCTACCCTCGTCGTGTAGTTCCTGGTTCAGCTCCTGCATGGGTTTGGCTCCTGTCCAATTCCGCTGCCATTTCTATGGAGCCGCGTGCGGAACGTTGTGACGGACAGGTTGGATGTTCGTTGAGAGCAGCCGGGCGTGGAGACCACAGGACTGAGGTCGTCACATTGCCCACGAGCCCACTCTCTACGAAGGAGTCCCGCGAGGGATGCCACGAAAGGGGCAGCTTCGCGGTGCGGGATGGCCGGCTGGTGACGGGGCAGAACCCCGCCTCGTCCGTCGCCGCCGCGCGCGAGGTGCTCACCGCCCTTCAGGAGCGCTGACGATTCAAATCAATCGCCCGGAGGAAGGGCAGGCAGGGGACCTGGACATCGCCTGCCTTTCCGCCAAGCCACCCCTCAGGAGGAGCAACCCATGGCTCGAATGATGTTCATCGTGCGGCGTGAGCGAGCTCACTTCTGGGCGGGAGGGGGGGAAGCAGCAGCCTCCCCCGGAGTCTCCACTTTGAAGCCCGCGCGCTCCAGCATGCTCCGCATCTCATTGCGTGCCACGGATTTGTTGAGCGCCTCGGTCGGGACCACCAGCTTCTTCTTGACCAGCTCCAGCAGCGCGTCGTTGAGCATCATCATTCCTGCCCCGCGCCCGGTCTGCATCACCGAGGGGATCTGGAATGTCTTGCCCTCGCGGATCAGGTTCGACACCGAGCTGGTGCACAGCAGCACCTCTTGGGCCGCCACGCGCCCACCGCCAATTTTCTTGCACAGCGTCTGCGAGATGACGCCCTTGAGTGACTCGGACAACATCATGCGAATCTGCGACTGACGGTCCGCTGGAAACTGGTCGATGATGCGGTCCACCGTGGAGGCCGCCGTGTTCGTGTGCAGCGTCCCGAACACCAAGTGCCCCGTCTCCGCCGTCTCGATGGCGATGGCGATGGTCTCCAGGTCTCGCATTTCACCCACCAGCACCACGTCCGGATCCTCGCGAAGCGCCGCGCGCAGCGCGTCCTTGAAGGAGTCCGTGTGGACGCCGATCTCCCGCTGGTTCACCAAGCACTTCTTGTTCGGGTGAACGAACTCGATGGGGTCCTCGATGGTGATGATGTGATCCTCGCGGAACCGGTTGATGTAGTCGACCATCGACGCCAGCGTGGTCGACTTGCCCGAGCCCGTGGGGCCGGTGACGAGCACCAGCCCCTTCGTGAGGAAACACAAGTCCAGGATCTGCTTGGACAGGCCCATCTCCTCCGCGCTGCGGATGGTGTTGGGGATCTGCCGCATCACAGAGCCAATGCCCTTCCGATCCGCGAAGACGTTGACGCGGAAGCGCGCGGCCGGCAGCTCATAGGCAAAGTCGGTATCGCGCTTCTTCTCCCACTGCTCCTTGTTCTTGTTGGGAGCAATGCTGAAAACCATCGCCTTGAGGCGCGCGGAAGTCAGCGGGCCGTACTCCGGCAGCGGCACCATGTCGCCATCGATGCGCATGTGCGGCACCGTATCGCTGGACATATGGAGGTCCGAGGCCCGGCGGGCCAGCATCGTCTCCAAGAGGGAATTCATCTGCGCCCTCGCCTCGTCCTGTTCCTGGTCTCCCTCGACCAGGCCCAAGGAGACAGCGGGGGCGGGAGCAGGCGGGGGGGGATCCGGAGGCGGAGGAGCCGCCGGCGCCGCCGCCGGCGCCGGGACGCTGGAGGCCCCCTGCGAGGAGAGCACCGGAATGGCCGGCTGCGAATTGCGGCCTGTGGCAGCGGAGCGAGGCGCCACTACGGGCGCCGAAGGAGCGGCAGGAGCGGCAGGAGCAAGCGTGGGACGCGTGCTGGGCGCGCTCGGCGCGGGCGCCACCGGGGCGAGCTGGAGATTGTCCTCCTCCAGATCGATCGTGCCGTACATGGCATGGGGGGCGAAGGGCACCATCGACACCCGGGCACGGTCCTTCTCCAGCTCGAACTTCACCTGCACCGCGCCCGCAGGCGAGGAATAGGGAAACAGGGTGATCCCCCCGGCCGGAAAGGACGCGCGCTGATCCGAAGGTACCAGTTCCGCGACCGCCCCGATGATCTGCTGGGTCGTGAGCTGTTGCTTCAGGACTGGCAGCAGCCCGGTCGTGGTGCGAATGCTCACACCATTGCCGGTCTCCATGACGATTTCCAGACCAGAGTCCTTGAGCAACTTTTCGATGATGTAATCAATTCTGGCCATGATCTCAGCGGGCGAGGGGTTCCACGTATGCGACGTGACGCTTATTGACGAGCGCTACGCGCTTGTCCTGGATGAGGCGGATGAACTGGGGGGCATCGTTGAGGAAGTCATTGAGCCGGGTGCGGCCCTCGGGCTGCATATAGACGATGAGCCCCTGCAGCCGCTGTCCATCCACCAGCCGGATCTCTACCTCATGCTCGGTCATGATGGTGAGCCTGTCCTCCTCGCGGAGCTCGTGCTCGACGTCGGTCCGGGCTACCGCGATGGCGACGCTGTTGAGGAAGGTGACCCTCCCCGTTGCCACGTCCTGAGCGGGAATGAACCGCGACTCGCTGTTGAGCAGATCCGACAGCCGCTCGGTCTCGCTGTAGTGCGGGACCCCCGTCGTGAGGAAGACTGACACTTCTCGCGCCTCACCGCCCGGGAGGATCACCTGGGCGATGATGGGCTGCTTGGGAACTCGAAATTCTTCCAAGGAAACTGCCTCCTCACACTGGGCCTCACCCACTGCTCGGGTGAATGGCCGTAGGTCCCGCGCCACGTAGCGCCAGAATCCGGAGCGAATCCTATCGATTGCTTGCCAACCCGCAAGGCCACGAGCGCTCAGCCCCTTCACCCCATGGCCCCCGGCAGGTACTTTTGGGCAGATCGGCCGGGTCCCA
It encodes:
- a CDS encoding type 1 glutamine amidotransferase domain-containing protein; this encodes MFNAVIITGPGFQDHDVVYTYYRLKEEGYNVDIATKEGKPVIGKYNVPLPMDKTAKPNMPFSALSVDRYDVVILTGGHEAPERVRQDKTVLAFVKAMDEAGKIVAGLCHGPWIMISAKVLKGRKVCSYVGIVDDMINSGADVVDAEVIVDGNIITCSYYGYVGKFMRAVFAAVEANAARNPSSSTIAA
- a CDS encoding cupin domain-containing protein, with amino-acid sequence MQELNQELHDEGRGTRTAFDVSEVSAEDVFAFSEELAGGQLIRFEDFTKDAYLDALIEKPWGYEHRVYADMLIDVWKLMLAPRQSTSMHCHPRKETVLMCLGGSLQINFLSHSIRVETGQYARIPKGVFHSTDNVGPWEAHLVEVETPRNKFDLIRKQDRYGRQGQQYESRNSAQDIAPLLEDPTQPYSKIREQDLQGLFRFDVLTGLRIKHSRRLPDFAVSLSAAGALGQRVAIFKSSEARFSQLESIERYLAITRI
- a CDS encoding thiamine biosynthesis protein ThiJ yields the protein MPTSPLSTKESREGCHERGSFAVRDGRLVTGQNPASSVAAAREVLTALQER
- a CDS encoding type IV pilus twitching motility protein PilT; this encodes MARIDYIIEKLLKDSGLEIVMETGNGVSIRTTTGLLPVLKQQLTTQQIIGAVAELVPSDQRASFPAGGITLFPYSSPAGAVQVKFELEKDRARVSMVPFAPHAMYGTIDLEEDNLQLAPVAPAPSAPSTRPTLAPAAPAAPSAPVVAPRSAATGRNSQPAIPVLSSQGASSVPAPAAAPAAPPPPDPPPPAPAPAVSLGLVEGDQEQDEARAQMNSLLETMLARRASDLHMSSDTVPHMRIDGDMVPLPEYGPLTSARLKAMVFSIAPNKNKEQWEKKRDTDFAYELPAARFRVNVFADRKGIGSVMRQIPNTIRSAEEMGLSKQILDLCFLTKGLVLVTGPTGSGKSTTLASMVDYINRFREDHIITIEDPIEFVHPNKKCLVNQREIGVHTDSFKDALRAALREDPDVVLVGEMRDLETIAIAIETAETGHLVFGTLHTNTAASTVDRIIDQFPADRQSQIRMMLSESLKGVISQTLCKKIGGGRVAAQEVLLCTSSVSNLIREGKTFQIPSVMQTGRGAGMMMLNDALLELVKKKLVVPTEALNKSVARNEMRSMLERAGFKVETPGEAAASPPPAQK